In the genome of Brachypodium distachyon strain Bd21 chromosome 3, Brachypodium_distachyon_v3.0, whole genome shotgun sequence, the window GAAGCGACTCAGAGAGTGAACTAGGAAAATACTTCTATCCTAAATTCGAGCAATTGGAGACTGCAAGGAAACCAGAATCTGGAATGAAATTCCAAACCCTTGAAGATGCACATGGATTCTATAATACATATGCGCTCCTCACCGGTTTTACAGCGAAGCGGGGTTCAAATTACAGGAGAAAGAAGTTTCATATAGAATGTAACAGGAGTGGCAAATCAACGCCAACTCAGGACGTgaacaagaagaggaagacaAATTCTGTAGAGAAGACAAATTGCCAAGCAAAGGTGATAGTGAAGCTCACTAAGGGACAATGGGAGTTCACAACAGTGCGAAATGAGCACAACCATCCGCTATGCCCAAACCCTTCCCTCACAAATTTCTTCTTGAGCCACAAACACATGCAAAATGAGGAAAAATTGTTTCTAAAAGTTCTGCAACAAAGTAGGATACCACCCAATAAAGTTATGAAGATTTTTAGGAGAATGAGAAGCAGTTTCGGAAACATAACATTCAAAAACAAAGATGTGACCGATTTACAGTACACAGAACAAAAGAGATCAGAAAACTCAGATGTTGAAAGTGCGCTGAAGCACTTAAAAGAATTAGAGCTGCAGAACCCATGGTTTTTCTACGCCAAGCAAACAGATGAAGACAACATAGTCCAGAGTATTTTCTGGACTGATGTGAGGTCGAGGATGGATTATGAGATTTTTGGAGATTTCCTGTCATTTGATACTACCTACACCACAAGTAGGAATAATATGATCTTCGTTCCTGTTGTTGGAATAAATAACCAAGGAAGAACCCTCTTATTCGGATGTGCCTTGCTACATGACGGGAAAGCTGAAACCTTCAAATGGATGTTCCAAACACTTTTGCAAGTGATGGGAGAAAAATTGCCAGGATCACTCATAACAAACCATGATGAAGCTATGGCTAAAGCAATCGCAGAGGTCATGCCACAAGTAAGGCACAGGTTTTGCAAATGGGATGTAATGGGGAAAGCACAGGAAAAGATAGCAGCCTTGATGGCAGCAAGAGGCAACATGAAAGCGGAGCTAGATAGATTAGTTGACAACTCCCTTACAGAATCAGAATTTGAAGAAGGATGGGGTGCACTTCTTAACAGATATGATGCAAATAGAAATGATTACCTACAACTCATGTGGCAATCAAGGAAAAACTGGGTGCCTGTTTATTTCAGACAAGATTTCTATCCATTCGTCGAATCACTTGGACGTGGCGAAGTGATGAACTTATTATTCAAAGATTATGTGCTTCCTAAGGACAGAATAGAGAAGTTCATCGACAGTTATGTGGAGATACAAAAGAAGATAACAAAAACGGATGATGAAGATAGACTGCAAAGAGGAACTGCGccctcatgcttctcattACAGCCAATAGAAAAGCATGGAGCTATTATTTACACTAGGCAAATATTCCTGAAAGTACAAAGAGAACTACTCCATTCTACAGCATTCAATGTGCAGGAAGTACAACGTGGGGCTGTGTACCGACTGGTCAAGGTTTTCAACTACGAGAATCCAGAGTTTGATAGAGATTATTTTGAAGTGTTAGTTGAACTTGGCagcaatacattcaaatgccAATGTGCAAAGTTTACCAGGGATGGAATACTGTGCTGTCACATATTCAGACTTTTCACACAGTTTGGAATCAATGAAATACCAGGGCAATACATAGTGCCCAGATGGACTGACAAATTCAAAGAAGAGATGACAAAACAGTGCCAGGGAAAAACCTTAGAGCATGTGAACAATACAACAAGATATGCAATGTTAATGAGTAAAATGGCTGACCTTGGTAAAAAAATATGTGGTGATGGCGCAAAATGCAACACATTCATGCTTGAATTTGACAAGATTCAAGAAAAATTGGTTAGCACAGAAGGAGAAAATCTTCTAAATAATGACAGTTAGGCAGCATGTGTTCTGTACAAGGGCCCCCAGGCAACAGAAACATCTGCAGCACTGCAGGGTATCTCTGTCCAGATCTAGGATGATGCTGATGTCCAGGATGAAGTAGAGTAGTTAGCATGTTTAGTTTAGCTAAGTTAAGAGACAAGAGTTTTGGAGAACTGGATAGTCTATGCTGGAGACAGGGTTCGCCAGTTTGTTCGTGCTAATAGTTCATGTGATTTATCCAAGTTGTGCTAGATGCATGCCAATAGTCGATGCTGACGATGCTGAGATAATTGCTGAAGCAGTATTTTGCTTATGGTCTTACCGTTTTGGTAGCATGTTCCTCTTCTAGCATGGGGGTGCAGACTGCCTAGTCTGTAGACTACAGACTTGAGCAATTGGTTTGACGTTTCAACTGACTTGTTCGGCATTGTAAAAGgaaatactctctccatttcttTCCGTAGGGCGTAATTTGAGAATCCCTTTTGCCTCGGTTATCTTGGGATGGCTCTTCGCTTGACATGCTCCCTTGCTCGATAAGCTGTGCCCAggtttgcaatttttttcaacAAATATTCAAATTGATTAAAAACCGAGTCCCAGTAATGAACCGGGCTGGCCAAATAGGCCGACCCTAGATTAAGTTTTCTAAATGATAAAAAACCTGACAGTgtgaccccacctgtcagtgactGATAGCCTCTGGACCAATCATAAAAATGAGGTTATAATGATGTTGTAAAATCAATAAATTAGGTAAAAAAAATCGTAAAATGCCACTAGTTCAGCATTGACtaaagatgttttttttcttattcatATTGAAAGCACTAACATTGGTCCAGGATTCACTAAAGATGTGAAACCAGCGACATTAGTTCAATCCATAACTTTTGTCAGACGTAAATATGTTTTTCTATTCATATTTGCGCCGCGACCACAAGTCTGGCCCGCACCAGCCGGAACCGATCCACCGAGACCACCGGAGATGCCACAAAATGGATCCAAGGGCAGCCAGCCCTGACCACCATGGTCGCGACCGTGACggagaagagcagcagcagccacggcCACCATGGCAGCGCCTGCGACGCCCAAAACCACCTCAGAACCAGATCTGCACATCAACCGAACACCACGCGACCCGCGCCACAGCTTGCAGCTTTCCAGGACTGGGTATCTGCTGTTAGAGTGATCTCCCATCCGTGTGGGCCCAACAGCCCATCGGGCCTAGATCTGACGCGTCCTGATCGGGAgcgcccaacccaatatggttggcgGGCCCCTGTCACGCTGcgctatataaagaggtgggggGCCGGGGCACGTACTATGAGGTTTGCTGCGTTTGTCACCGACCCCACCAACACCCCTACCGATTTAGGGTTTCGCGCAGACAGTGACGGAaaactccgccgccgccgccgtcgctcccTGCCGCCGTCTCTCCCTCGCCCTCGACATGGCTGGTCAGTCAAGTTCCTCGTCGTCCCAAGGCAAAGGtatcccttctctctctctcaatccCGAATGCCATGTTGAATCACAGTAAAGCTATCTACTCGTTCCGATCTACATCTAGATGATCCCACAGTACTAacaatggtatcagagcgTACTAGGGTTGTAGATCCGCTCGggtagaaaaggaaaagaaggaagaaaagcaaaaaagagcaaaccctaaccctaaaagGGAAAAAATAAACTTACCCGAAAGAGCCGCCGGTCGTTGGCCGCCGGAAAGGGCATCGCCACCGTTGGGTGCGCGCGTGCCGGCAAGAGGCCGGGGACGACGCCACGTCTTTATGGTCGGATGCTTCCCGTCggtgaagagagaaaagggaaagaaaCAGAAGGGGGGCAAGCTCCTcccaccgccgctgccagtAAAACTGAAAAGAGaattagggttttgaaagctAGGGTTTGCTTGGCGAACCTGGTGGGCgcggctcgccggcgggcaGCTCCGGTCGACAagctcctcccgccgccgccgccagtaAAACTGAAAAGAGAATTAGGGTTCGTCGTGGCTCTTTATGTGAGCAAAAAACAAGCGTGACCGTCCGATCGAGATGAACGGTTCAGATCGAACCTGGCGTGGCTGCGGGCTTGCTGGGCTGATGGGCCGCGTGGGGCCAAAGAGGCGCGCGCGGCTGTGGGCCACGTGTGCAAAGCAGGCCGTAGCGcctgaaagttttttttttaacagaaaCATTCCTTTACCGTTCATACTTAGATTTTGCACGAACTTTGTCTAATTTTCTCCTATTCAAACTGAACCAACGAGATGTTTGTCTTAGGAAatagaaaaatgcaaaatatTGCTTCTGAAAAGTATAAAGTTAAAATTTTTGTTCATAGTTTCCGCTTCAAATAGTTTAAAAGTGTTGTTTAAATCAAAAGAACATGTTTAAAAGTGTTTTATGTTAATTGTGATTTTTTCTTGACCAACGTCATTAATAGCATGATCATGATAAATGGTTAAAGTGTGCATTTAATTCTATTTTCTGCCCAACGATGATATagattaaattgcacaaacagtTGTATGAATTAATTTTTACCAACGTTGGATTAATGC includes:
- the LOC100824807 gene encoding protein FAR1-RELATED SEQUENCE 5 isoform X1; this translates as MTEMDTELDKAGAEIAGNSKRMRGTYIVAGDEGSHVPKLHRKKASKNMKTTTSASELSKGSVAGQSIIEGRLQPAGDNYQELSSDSIEKNTEGLLADELDKQTNSVDHSLQQAGEQNHLHDNVESNEMLRNNTSNESDSDSSSGSDSESELGKYFYPKFEQLETARKPESGMKFQTLEDAHGFYNTYALLTGFTAKRGSNYRRKKFHIECNRSGKSTPTQDVNKKRKTNSVEKTNCQAKVIVKLTKGQWEFTTVRNEHNHPLCPNPSLTNFFLSHKHMQNEEKLFLKVLQQSRIPPNKVMKIFRRMRSSFGNITFKNKDVTDLQYTEQKRSENSDVESALKHLKELELQNPWFFYAKQTDEDNIVQSIFWTDVRSRMDYEIFGDFLSFDTTYTTSRNNMIFVPVVGINNQGRTLLFGCALLHDGKAETFKWMFQTLLQVMGEKLPGSLITNHDEAMAKAIAEVMPQVRHRFCKWDVMGKAQEKIAALMAARGNMKAELDRLVDNSLTESEFEEGWGALLNRYDANRNDYLQLMWQSRKNWVPVYFRQDFYPFVESLGRGEVMNLLFKDYVLPKDRIEKFIDSYVEIQKKITKTDDEDRLQRGTAPSCFSLQPIEKHGAIIYTRQIFLKVQRELLHSTAFNVQEVQRGAVYRLVKVFNYENPEFDRDYFEVLVELGSNTFKCQCAKFTRDGILCCHIFRLFTQFGINEIPGQYIVPRWTDKFKEEMTKQCQGKTLEHVNNTTRYAMLMSKMADLGKKICGDGAKCNTFMLEFDKIQEKLVSTEGENLLNNDS
- the LOC100824807 gene encoding protein FAR1-RELATED SEQUENCE 5 isoform X2 codes for the protein MDTELDKAGAEIAGNSKRMRGTYIVAGDEGSHVPKLHRKKASKNMKTTTSASELSKGSVAGQSIIEGRLQPAGDNYQELSSDSIEKNTEGLLADELDKQTNSVDHSLQQAGEQNHLHDNVESNEMLRNNTSNESDSDSSSGSDSESELGKYFYPKFEQLETARKPESGMKFQTLEDAHGFYNTYALLTGFTAKRGSNYRRKKFHIECNRSGKSTPTQDVNKKRKTNSVEKTNCQAKVIVKLTKGQWEFTTVRNEHNHPLCPNPSLTNFFLSHKHMQNEEKLFLKVLQQSRIPPNKVMKIFRRMRSSFGNITFKNKDVTDLQYTEQKRSENSDVESALKHLKELELQNPWFFYAKQTDEDNIVQSIFWTDVRSRMDYEIFGDFLSFDTTYTTSRNNMIFVPVVGINNQGRTLLFGCALLHDGKAETFKWMFQTLLQVMGEKLPGSLITNHDEAMAKAIAEVMPQVRHRFCKWDVMGKAQEKIAALMAARGNMKAELDRLVDNSLTESEFEEGWGALLNRYDANRNDYLQLMWQSRKNWVPVYFRQDFYPFVESLGRGEVMNLLFKDYVLPKDRIEKFIDSYVEIQKKITKTDDEDRLQRGTAPSCFSLQPIEKHGAIIYTRQIFLKVQRELLHSTAFNVQEVQRGAVYRLVKVFNYENPEFDRDYFEVLVELGSNTFKCQCAKFTRDGILCCHIFRLFTQFGINEIPGQYIVPRWTDKFKEEMTKQCQGKTLEHVNNTTRYAMLMSKMADLGKKICGDGAKCNTFMLEFDKIQEKLVSTEGENLLNNDS